Genomic window (Pseudomonas sp. MM211):
ACGATAGCGGATGTTCAGCAGAACTGATGGCGTGACAGCCAATCGCCGGCAAGCCGGCTCCTACACGACCGCATGAATCCACGACCTCGTAGGAGCCCGCTTGCGGGCGATGCGATGGCAGATGCTCAGCGAAATTGACGGCGTGACCGCCATTCGCCGGCAATCCAGCTCCTACGCGATCGTGTTTCGGCGCTTGTGCCGAGTGGTTCAAGCATACCTTGCCGCTGCATCCGCCTCGTACACGCCTCGGGCAATAGCGCGGGCCAGGCAATCCGCAGCTGCCGAGCCGAGCAGCGACAGCTCCACCGGTCGACGCGGGCCATCCTGCAACTGCCGCTCGCCACTGGCCAGGGCGAACACCGTATCGCCATCGAAAGGCAGGTGCGCCGGGCGGATAGCCCGGGCGATACCATCCTGGGCCATGATCGCCAGGCGCTTGCACTCGGCGGTGCTCAACGCTGCGTTGCAGGCCACCACCGCCAGCGTGGTATTGGCTCCGGCCTGTAGCCGCCCCAGAGATTCAAGGCGCGACAGCTCGGGTATCGGGTCACGGTGTGTGGCTTGTGAAAGCGGTCTGCGGTTGCCGAACTCGCCATCGATTTCCCAGGGCCAGGCCCAGAAGCTGCTGCCATCATCCATGTACACGCTGCCAACCGGGTTGACCGCCACCAGCGCGCCGACGATCAGGCCATCGCCCAATATCAGCGAAGCCGAACCCAGGCCACCCGGCCGCGTACCCGCCAATGCGCCGCGCCCTGCACCCACGGCACCCAGCTCGAAAAACTCGCCAGCATTGGCCAGCGCTTGTCTGCCCCAGCGTTGATACGGCGGCTCCAGCCCCCAGTCCTTGTCGCCGTGATTGGCCAAGTCATGCAACACGGCCGCAGGCACGATGGGAATGGCGGGCGTCCAGGGCTGCACCCGTACGCCGACGTTTTGTTGAGAGAGCGCAGCGGCGACACCGTCGGCCGCCGCGAGGCCGAACACAGAGCCACCGCTGAGCACCAGGGCATGCAGCTCGCCAATCATGTTTTCCGGCTCCAGCGCTGCGATCTCACGCCCTCCAGGCCCACCACCGCGAACATCTACGCCCGCCCGCCAGGCCCCGTCCGGGCGCAGCACCGTTACCCCACTGCGCACGCGCTCATCGGTCAGGTTACCGACCCTGAGGCCATGGACATCGGTGATCAGATTGCGGGGGCCAGGGCGATACATGAACAACTCCATAAGGCAGGAAAGATCGGTACTAAAGCCAGATGCATGCCAGCACGCTGAACTGGCCGTTATCTGCTAGCTGCCTGGCGGGCGCATCCAGCACGGCTGCTGTTTAGCCAGCAGCCTGCTCGCCGTTTGCTGCAAAACCGACAAACCGCCAGCGATGTCATCGCTCTGTAACCAAACGGTAACGCCCTTTGACGACAAGGCCTGCAGCGGATTTTCAAGGGTGTGGCACAACGCATGCTATGGCACCGGCACCGGACTCTACACAGAGCGGATAGCTCGACGGGCAACTGGCCTTCTGCCGTGTGCCCGCATAATCCCAAGGAA
Coding sequences:
- a CDS encoding P1 family peptidase, producing the protein MYRPGPRNLITDVHGLRVGNLTDERVRSGVTVLRPDGAWRAGVDVRGGGPGGREIAALEPENMIGELHALVLSGGSVFGLAAADGVAAALSQQNVGVRVQPWTPAIPIVPAAVLHDLANHGDKDWGLEPPYQRWGRQALANAGEFFELGAVGAGRGALAGTRPGGLGSASLILGDGLIVGALVAVNPVGSVYMDDGSSFWAWPWEIDGEFGNRRPLSQATHRDPIPELSRLESLGRLQAGANTTLAVVACNAALSTAECKRLAIMAQDGIARAIRPAHLPFDGDTVFALASGERQLQDGPRRPVELSLLGSAAADCLARAIARGVYEADAAARYA